One genomic segment of Natrononativus amylolyticus includes these proteins:
- a CDS encoding pyridoxal-phosphate-dependent aminotransferase family protein — MTDDRLRMTPGPTAVPAVVRERMSQPTPNPDVEASFFEFYESLTEKLGAIYGGDDVVILSGEGILGLEAAAASLLEDGDRALCLSNGLYGEGFADFVELYGGEAVTVGGPWDEPLDLEAIETELEEGAFDVATMVHCETPTGTLNDLEPVLDLLEEHGVVSVVDAVSSLGGTPVPTDKIDVCLGATQKCFSAPPGLCVLSVSDRAWERIEATETRSFYADLEPWRTALEERWFPYTHAVSNLYGLEAAVDLLLEEGLEAVYDRHERAASRCRERAADLGLETYPARESLCSPTVTALAVDGRASALQRAVREDHDVLLATGLGAVEDDVLRIGHMGHNARIDRVDRAMDALEAVLE, encoded by the coding sequence ATGACCGACGATCGACTGCGGATGACGCCCGGGCCGACGGCGGTGCCCGCGGTGGTGCGCGAGCGGATGAGCCAGCCGACGCCGAACCCCGACGTCGAGGCGTCGTTCTTCGAGTTCTACGAGTCGCTGACCGAGAAACTCGGGGCGATCTACGGCGGAGACGACGTCGTGATCCTCAGCGGCGAGGGCATTCTGGGCCTCGAGGCCGCGGCCGCCTCGCTGCTCGAGGACGGCGACCGCGCGCTCTGTCTCTCCAACGGCCTCTACGGCGAGGGGTTCGCCGACTTCGTCGAGCTGTACGGCGGCGAGGCGGTCACCGTCGGTGGCCCGTGGGACGAACCGCTGGACCTCGAGGCGATCGAGACCGAACTCGAGGAGGGGGCGTTCGACGTCGCCACGATGGTCCACTGCGAGACGCCCACCGGGACGCTGAACGACCTCGAGCCGGTGCTCGATTTGCTCGAGGAACACGGCGTGGTGAGCGTGGTCGACGCGGTCTCCTCGCTCGGGGGGACACCGGTCCCGACCGATAAGATCGACGTCTGTCTCGGCGCGACCCAGAAGTGCTTCAGCGCGCCGCCGGGGCTCTGCGTGCTCTCGGTGAGCGACCGGGCCTGGGAGCGGATCGAGGCCACCGAGACGCGGTCGTTCTACGCCGACCTCGAGCCCTGGCGGACCGCGCTGGAGGAGCGGTGGTTCCCGTACACCCACGCCGTCTCGAACCTGTACGGACTCGAGGCGGCCGTCGATCTGCTGCTCGAGGAGGGCCTCGAGGCGGTGTACGACCGCCACGAACGGGCGGCGAGTCGGTGCCGCGAGCGGGCGGCCGACCTCGGGCTCGAGACGTACCCCGCGCGGGAATCGTTGTGCTCGCCGACGGTGACCGCCCTCGCCGTCGACGGCCGGGCATCGGCGCTCCAGCGGGCCGTCCGCGAGGACCACGACGTGTTGCTCGCGACCGGGCTGGGCGCCGTCGAAGACGACGTGCTTCGGATCGGACACATGGGTCACAACGCCCGGATCGACCGGGTCGACCGGGCGATGGACGCTCTCGAGGCGGTCCTCGAGTGA
- a CDS encoding redox-regulated ATPase YchF: MSYRIGLVGKPSVGKSSFFNAATMNDVPEGAYPFTTIDPSVGEAYVRVDCAAPEFDEECTPSVGYCDHGIRFVPTKLVDVAGLIPGAHEGAGLGNQFLTDLNETDVLVHVVDFSGETDLEGEPTEGHDPREDVAFLEEELDQWYLGILEKGIERYASGYVTEDDAIEDDLAEQMSAFRTNEDELKLLIRRVGIGFDPEEWEPEDRLELAREIRKATKPMVIAANKMDTPEAQENYDEITSDPDYEHLTIVPCSAHAEKALKSADKAGVVDYRPGDDGFEITGDVSPEQEQGLEQIRDFLESYGATGVQAALETALFDVLGVVPVFPGGANGLGNERGEVLPDCYLIPPASTAEDFAYSLHSDIGDGFLHAIDCRSNRQLGSAYEVEPRDVIEVITTN; encoded by the coding sequence ATGAGTTATCGGATCGGGCTGGTCGGCAAACCGTCGGTCGGCAAATCCAGTTTTTTCAACGCGGCGACGATGAACGACGTCCCCGAGGGCGCCTACCCGTTTACGACCATCGACCCCAGCGTCGGCGAGGCCTACGTCCGCGTCGACTGCGCCGCCCCGGAGTTCGACGAGGAGTGTACGCCGTCGGTCGGCTACTGCGACCACGGGATCCGGTTCGTCCCAACGAAACTCGTCGACGTGGCCGGGCTGATCCCCGGCGCCCACGAGGGCGCCGGGCTCGGCAACCAGTTTCTCACCGACCTGAACGAGACCGACGTGCTCGTCCACGTCGTCGACTTCTCCGGCGAGACCGACCTCGAGGGCGAACCCACCGAGGGGCACGACCCCCGCGAGGACGTCGCCTTCTTAGAGGAGGAACTCGACCAGTGGTACCTGGGCATCCTCGAGAAGGGGATCGAGCGCTACGCCTCGGGGTACGTCACCGAGGATGACGCAATCGAGGATGACCTCGCCGAGCAGATGAGCGCGTTCAGGACGAACGAGGACGAGCTCAAACTCCTGATTCGCCGGGTTGGAATCGGCTTCGATCCCGAGGAGTGGGAGCCGGAGGATCGACTCGAGTTAGCCCGCGAGATCCGGAAAGCCACCAAACCGATGGTGATCGCGGCGAACAAGATGGACACGCCGGAAGCCCAGGAGAACTACGACGAGATCACGAGCGATCCCGACTACGAGCACCTGACGATCGTCCCGTGCAGCGCTCACGCCGAGAAGGCCCTGAAGTCGGCGGACAAAGCCGGCGTCGTCGACTACCGACCCGGCGACGACGGCTTCGAGATCACGGGTGACGTCTCGCCGGAACAGGAGCAGGGCCTCGAGCAGATCCGCGACTTCCTCGAGAGCTACGGCGCGACGGGGGTGCAGGCGGCCCTCGAGACCGCGCTGTTCGACGTCCTCGGGGTCGTACCGGTGTTCCCCGGTGGCGCGAACGGGCTGGGGAACGAGCGCGGCGAGGTGCTGCCGGACTGCTACCTGATCCCGCCCGCATCGACCGCCGAGGATTTCGCCTACAGCCTCCACTCGGACATCGGCGACGGCTTCCTCCACGCGATCGACTGCCGGTCGAATCGCCAGCTCGGGAGCGCCTACGAGGTCGAGCCGCGGGACGTGATCGAGGTCATCACGACGAACTAG
- a CDS encoding serine hydrolase domain-containing protein, with the protein MTPSDSVGRRDLLRVAGVAGAAVVAGCTNGESGDSSPTNATAPSGSTSDAIPQEWPMTGDPVEEVEPLEEALLDYMREREISAGALAVSNYGDVIYERGFGWADGDRTTPVDPDALFRIGSVSKPITDAAVRRLVDDGRLELDDRVYPFLEIDPPSDGLGDERFREIEVGHLLAHQGGWDRRESIDPTFEPFTVAESLGLSRPPTADDVVRYVLGQPLQFDPGERSAYSNVGYSVLAKVVEGASGRTYQDFLREAVLDPVDATEIRRGRTAPDDRPPREVAYDDSERCPNAAALEADDRVSCADGGIVLEALEGACGHVATAGSLLSFMDAYWLDGQTRSSRDGEWVYFGSLPGAFAMATQRADGIDVVALFNRRTGDAEGIHPILSEAANRVDDWPY; encoded by the coding sequence ATGACGCCGTCCGACTCGGTCGGCCGCCGCGACCTGCTTCGGGTGGCAGGTGTCGCCGGCGCGGCCGTCGTCGCCGGCTGTACGAACGGGGAGAGCGGCGACTCGTCGCCGACGAACGCGACGGCCCCCTCGGGGTCGACGTCCGACGCGATACCCCAGGAGTGGCCGATGACGGGCGACCCCGTCGAGGAGGTCGAACCGCTCGAGGAGGCGCTGCTCGACTACATGCGCGAGCGCGAGATCTCGGCCGGCGCGCTCGCGGTTTCGAACTACGGCGACGTGATCTACGAGCGCGGATTCGGCTGGGCCGACGGCGACCGAACGACGCCGGTCGACCCCGACGCCCTCTTTCGGATCGGGAGCGTGAGCAAGCCGATCACCGACGCGGCAGTCCGCCGACTCGTCGACGACGGCCGCCTCGAGCTGGACGATCGCGTCTACCCGTTCCTCGAGATCGACCCGCCGTCTGACGGGCTCGGCGACGAACGGTTCCGAGAGATCGAGGTCGGTCACCTCCTGGCCCACCAGGGGGGCTGGGACCGCCGGGAGTCGATCGACCCGACCTTCGAGCCGTTCACCGTCGCCGAGAGCCTCGGACTGTCCCGACCGCCGACTGCGGACGACGTGGTCCGATACGTCCTGGGCCAGCCGCTCCAGTTCGACCCCGGCGAGCGGTCGGCGTACTCGAACGTCGGCTACAGCGTCCTCGCGAAGGTCGTCGAAGGCGCGTCCGGCCGGACCTACCAGGACTTCCTCAGAGAGGCGGTGCTCGACCCCGTCGACGCCACGGAGATCCGGCGCGGACGGACCGCCCCCGACGACCGCCCGCCGCGGGAGGTCGCCTACGACGACAGCGAGCGGTGTCCGAACGCCGCCGCCCTCGAGGCAGACGACCGGGTATCTTGCGCCGACGGCGGCATCGTCCTCGAGGCGCTCGAGGGGGCCTGCGGCCACGTCGCGACCGCGGGCTCCCTGCTTTCGTTCATGGACGCCTACTGGCTCGACGGGCAGACCCGGTCCTCGCGGGACGGCGAATGGGTGTACTTCGGCTCGCTGCCGGGTGCGTTCGCGATGGCGACCCAGCGGGCCGACGGTATCGACGTCGTCGCGCTGTTCAATCGGCGCACCGGCGACGCCGAGGGGATCCACCCCATCCTCTCGGAGGCGGCCAACCGGGTCGACGACTGGCCCTACTGA
- a CDS encoding NAD(P)H-hydrate dehydratase, whose amino-acid sequence MTRFQRTLSEVAGASSGDSGRVGVVGGGVDYPGQPAIVGLAALRTGSDDVRVMVTEEIYPIVAGFSPNLLVSRYAGTRFEEAAADGTIERAADLDALVLGPGLADADPTAIQRTISAVEIPVVIDALAIEPGVEADLSNAVLTPNSEERDELVDAYGSLEAFSRETDAVVVFTGSEDEIVADGERTVNETGTEALTVAGTGDTLAGIVASLLGQGMERETATEIGAWTLGKAGELATAERGPGVVATDVIDRIPDTIR is encoded by the coding sequence ATGACACGATTTCAGCGGACGCTGTCGGAAGTGGCCGGCGCCTCGAGCGGGGACTCCGGGCGCGTGGGCGTCGTCGGCGGCGGGGTCGACTACCCCGGCCAGCCGGCGATCGTCGGGCTGGCGGCGCTTCGAACCGGGTCGGACGACGTGCGGGTGATGGTCACGGAGGAGATCTACCCGATCGTCGCCGGCTTCTCGCCGAACCTGCTGGTGAGCCGCTACGCGGGGACGCGCTTCGAGGAGGCGGCCGCCGACGGGACGATCGAGCGCGCGGCCGACCTCGACGCGCTCGTGCTCGGCCCCGGCCTCGCCGACGCCGATCCGACGGCGATCCAGCGGACGATCTCGGCGGTCGAGATCCCGGTCGTGATCGACGCGCTCGCGATCGAACCCGGCGTCGAAGCCGACCTCTCGAACGCGGTGTTGACGCCCAACAGCGAGGAGCGCGACGAGCTGGTCGACGCCTACGGCAGCCTCGAGGCGTTCTCGCGGGAGACGGACGCCGTGGTGGTGTTCACCGGCAGCGAGGACGAAATCGTCGCCGACGGCGAGCGGACGGTAAACGAGACGGGGACCGAGGCGCTCACCGTCGCCGGCACCGGCGACACGCTGGCCGGCATCGTCGCCTCGCTGCTCGGCCAGGGAATGGAGCGGGAGACGGCGACGGAGATCGGCGCCTGGACCCTGGGGAAGGCCGGCGAACTCGCGACCGCCGAGCGCGGCCCCGGCGTGGTCGCGACGGACGTCATCGACCGGATTCCGGATACGATTCGGTAG
- the msrB gene encoding peptide-methionine (R)-S-oxide reductase MsrB, with protein sequence MSDQTSDLPASDAEWRDRLDDEEYRILREAGTEAPFSGEYVDHKDDGSYACAGCGAVLFDSETKYDSDCGWPSFYDVDDDRIETRRDTSHGMDRIEVLCANCGGHLGHVFEDGPAPTGKRYCINSVALEFDDE encoded by the coding sequence ATGAGCGACCAGACGAGCGACCTTCCCGCGAGCGACGCGGAGTGGCGCGACAGACTCGACGACGAGGAGTACCGGATCCTCCGGGAGGCCGGCACCGAGGCGCCGTTCAGCGGCGAGTACGTCGACCACAAGGACGACGGGAGCTACGCCTGTGCCGGCTGTGGCGCCGTGCTGTTCGACTCGGAGACGAAGTACGACTCGGACTGTGGCTGGCCGAGCTTCTACGACGTCGACGACGACCGGATCGAGACCCGGCGGGATACGAGCCACGGAATGGACCGCATCGAGGTGCTGTGTGCGAACTGCGGGGGCCACCTCGGTCACGTCTTCGAGGACGGGCCGGCGCCGACGGGCAAACGCTACTGCATCAACTCCGTCGCCCTCGAGTTCGACGACGAGTAG
- a CDS encoding TMEM175 family protein: MVTLLEGEATDRIEALSDGLFAIVLTLLVLQFQIPDVPADRAAELPAALADQQPLLFSYLLSFAVVGIYWIIHHNLFQRIDRHDRGLLYLNLCFLLSISFLPFPTELLGIYGTRFAWTLYAINLAMVGLALAGVWWYACWRDLTDVSIDRRTGRLVALRELITPAVFLCSIGVAAVNLTAAFFTPLLILPLQSLWNRYYHTPAD, encoded by the coding sequence ATGGTCACGCTGCTCGAGGGAGAGGCGACCGACCGGATCGAGGCCCTGAGCGACGGCCTCTTCGCCATCGTGCTCACGCTGCTCGTCCTCCAGTTTCAGATTCCTGACGTGCCGGCAGACCGGGCGGCCGAACTCCCGGCGGCGCTCGCCGACCAGCAGCCGTTGCTGTTCAGCTACCTGCTGAGCTTCGCCGTCGTCGGGATCTACTGGATCATCCACCACAACCTGTTCCAGCGGATCGACCGACACGACCGGGGGCTGCTCTACCTCAACCTCTGTTTCCTGCTGTCGATCTCGTTTCTCCCGTTCCCGACCGAGCTGCTCGGCATCTACGGAACCCGGTTCGCCTGGACGCTGTACGCGATCAACCTCGCGATGGTCGGACTCGCGCTGGCGGGCGTCTGGTGGTACGCCTGCTGGCGCGACCTCACCGACGTCTCGATCGACCGGCGCACGGGTCGGCTCGTCGCCCTCCGGGAGCTGATCACGCCCGCGGTGTTTCTGTGCTCGATCGGCGTCGCCGCGGTGAACCTGACGGCGGCATTCTTCACGCCGCTGTTGATCCTCCCGCTGCAGTCGCTCTGGAACCGATATTACCACACGCCGGCGGACTGA
- a CDS encoding class I SAM-dependent methyltransferase, which yields MTSTEEISHPLFAALYDRVMPERLLLRPHREYLARGLSGRVLDLGAGNGPMFPYVDPGLEYHAVEPDPHMRRRAREAAREAGLGVDLRDARAESLPYPDDSFDAVIAGMVFCTIADPDAALEEVARVLKPGGEVRFLEHVRADGWRATGQDLLTPVWKRAGGGCHPNRETVERFVGHEAFDLVELERVRVGVFPAAPFVRGRLRRRAEPIGR from the coding sequence ATGACGAGTACGGAGGAGATCTCACACCCGCTGTTCGCCGCCCTCTACGACCGGGTGATGCCCGAACGATTGCTGTTGAGACCGCACCGGGAGTACCTCGCGCGCGGCCTCTCCGGGCGCGTCCTCGATCTGGGTGCCGGGAACGGTCCGATGTTCCCGTACGTCGACCCGGGTCTCGAGTACCACGCCGTCGAACCCGACCCGCACATGCGCCGGCGCGCCCGTGAAGCGGCGCGGGAGGCCGGCCTCGGCGTCGACCTCCGGGACGCCCGCGCGGAGTCGCTACCCTACCCCGACGACAGCTTCGACGCCGTGATCGCGGGGATGGTGTTCTGCACCATCGCCGACCCCGACGCCGCCCTCGAGGAGGTCGCCCGCGTGCTGAAACCCGGCGGCGAGGTGCGCTTTCTCGAGCACGTCCGTGCCGACGGCTGGCGGGCGACCGGCCAGGACTTACTGACCCCCGTCTGGAAGCGCGCCGGCGGCGGCTGTCACCCGAATCGGGAGACCGTCGAACGGTTCGTCGGCCACGAGGCGTTCGACCTGGTGGAACTCGAGCGGGTTCGCGTGGGCGTCTTCCCCGCGGCGCCGTTCGTCCGCGGGCGGCTCCGGCGCCGGGCGGAGCCGATCGGGCGGTGA
- a CDS encoding phosphoribosyltransferase produces MFANRTDAGERLAAALAERGLEADLVLAIPRGGLPVARPVADELDAPLDVVVASKIGAPTNPELAVGAVASDGSVWYNDDVIDHLDVTDTYLERARREEADAARRKIDRYRESGEPPGVRGERVVVVDDGLATGATARACLRQLRDAGAAHVVLAVPVGAPDSLAAIESEADEVIALERPSHFGAVGQFYRSFGQVSDAEAMAYLER; encoded by the coding sequence ATGTTCGCAAACCGCACCGACGCCGGCGAGCGACTGGCCGCCGCCCTCGCGGAGCGCGGGCTCGAGGCCGATCTCGTCCTCGCGATTCCCCGCGGGGGGCTGCCGGTCGCCCGGCCGGTCGCCGACGAACTGGACGCGCCGCTCGACGTCGTCGTCGCCTCGAAGATCGGCGCGCCGACGAACCCCGAACTCGCCGTCGGCGCCGTCGCCAGCGACGGGAGCGTCTGGTACAACGACGACGTCATCGACCACCTCGACGTGACCGACACCTACCTCGAGCGGGCGCGCCGCGAGGAGGCCGACGCCGCCCGCCGGAAGATCGACCGGTACCGCGAGAGCGGCGAGCCCCCCGGCGTTCGGGGCGAGCGCGTCGTCGTCGTCGACGACGGGCTGGCGACGGGCGCGACGGCGCGGGCCTGCCTCCGCCAGCTTCGCGACGCCGGTGCCGCGCACGTCGTCCTGGCGGTGCCGGTCGGCGCGCCCGACTCGCTCGCGGCGATCGAGTCGGAGGCCGACGAGGTGATCGCGCTCGAGCGGCCGTCGCACTTCGGCGCCGTCGGCCAGTTCTACCGGTCGTTCGGCCAGGTCAGCGACGCGGAGGCGATGGCGTACCTCGAGCGGTGA
- a CDS encoding YihY/virulence factor BrkB family protein, producing the protein MDRSRLASLVHDMIAVSRERQLSVKSAGLAYHAFNTLVPLVILALVAVTATDSLEVVFDTFETATGLDTAATQSALEDVIGDGGGRLGAAVLALVIFLWSAVRMFQATNSAFTGVYGSRKRQSYLTSIVNVALLTLTVTLAIVLVAVVGVSLSLVVEGIWWRLISPLLLLALLVGAFLPTYYLFPEADVSVREVLPGTVFTAITWTALAVSFRLYIVISDSVELFGIAGGVLIVLTWVYLGGLCVLTGAVLNAVLAGRVDPDDGWVPVVDAVSSDAAD; encoded by the coding sequence ATGGACCGGTCCCGGCTCGCCTCGCTCGTTCACGACATGATCGCGGTCTCTCGAGAGCGCCAGCTCTCCGTGAAGTCGGCGGGGCTGGCCTACCACGCCTTCAACACCCTCGTCCCGCTCGTCATCCTGGCGCTGGTCGCCGTCACCGCGACCGACTCCCTCGAGGTCGTCTTCGACACCTTCGAGACGGCGACGGGTCTCGACACCGCCGCGACCCAGAGCGCGCTCGAGGACGTCATCGGCGACGGCGGCGGTCGCCTCGGCGCCGCGGTGCTCGCGCTCGTGATCTTTCTCTGGAGCGCCGTACGGATGTTTCAGGCGACCAACAGCGCGTTCACCGGCGTGTACGGCTCGCGAAAGCGCCAGTCGTATCTCACCTCAATCGTCAACGTCGCGCTGCTCACCCTGACGGTGACGCTCGCGATCGTCCTCGTCGCCGTCGTCGGCGTCTCCCTCTCGCTGGTCGTCGAGGGGATCTGGTGGCGGCTGATCAGCCCGCTGTTGCTCCTCGCGCTACTCGTCGGCGCGTTCCTGCCGACGTACTACCTCTTTCCGGAGGCCGACGTCTCCGTCCGGGAGGTGCTCCCCGGCACGGTGTTCACCGCGATCACCTGGACGGCCCTCGCGGTGAGCTTCCGGCTTTACATCGTGATCTCCGACAGCGTCGAACTGTTCGGCATCGCCGGCGGCGTACTGATCGTGCTGACCTGGGTCTACCTGGGCGGGCTCTGCGTCCTCACGGGCGCCGTCCTGAACGCCGTCCTCGCGGGCCGCGTCGACCCGGACGACGGCTGGGTTCCCGTCGTCGACGCCGTCTCGAGCGACGCTGCCGACTGA
- a CDS encoding DUF2196 domain-containing protein — protein sequence MADDPPTAEELRQGMTVRIVQEDEDVHSTEAEPLLGEIATVYDGDPPEGPKVELKSGAVGHVRSVVADE from the coding sequence ATGGCAGACGATCCACCCACAGCCGAGGAGCTCCGGCAGGGAATGACCGTCAGAATCGTCCAGGAGGACGAGGACGTCCACTCGACGGAGGCCGAGCCGCTGCTCGGCGAGATCGCGACCGTCTACGACGGCGATCCGCCGGAGGGGCCGAAAGTCGAGCTCAAAAGCGGCGCCGTCGGCCACGTCCGCTCGGTCGTCGCCGACGAGTAG
- a CDS encoding gamma carbonic anhydrase family protein, producing MSDRRRYAFEGTEPEIHEDAHVSRESTLVGEVAVAADASVWPGVVLRGDVGPVRIGESAHVGDNATIHASSVGARVMCGHGAVLNDAAVREGSLVGFNATLNSDVVVGRECIVASGTTVPDGYDIPDRSFVRGVPASVTPLSETTIDPAATFEEYSSGAYTNLAERHGALFE from the coding sequence ATGTCCGACCGAAGACGGTACGCCTTCGAGGGAACCGAACCGGAGATCCACGAGGACGCCCACGTCAGCCGCGAGTCGACGCTCGTCGGCGAGGTCGCGGTCGCGGCCGACGCGAGCGTCTGGCCCGGCGTCGTCCTCCGGGGGGACGTCGGCCCCGTTCGCATCGGGGAGTCGGCCCACGTCGGAGACAACGCGACGATTCACGCCTCGAGCGTCGGCGCTCGCGTGATGTGCGGCCACGGCGCGGTGTTGAACGACGCGGCCGTCCGCGAGGGCTCGCTCGTGGGGTTCAACGCGACGCTCAACTCGGACGTCGTCGTCGGCCGGGAGTGCATCGTCGCCTCGGGAACGACCGTCCCCGACGGCTACGACATTCCGGACCGGTCGTTCGTCCGGGGGGTTCCCGCCTCGGTGACGCCCCTCTCGGAGACGACGATCGACCCCGCCGCGACCTTCGAGGAGTACTCCTCGGGGGCGTACACGAACCTCGCCGAGCGCCACGGCGCGCTGTTCGAGTAA